Genomic segment of Tindallia magadiensis:
ATTCGTTGCTGAGGTTGGATAGTTTTCTTCTCATTGCATGTGTCCTCCCTCTTTCCCATCCTCCAGCTTTAGTTATTCTATGGTGTCTTGCTCTAGTACAGTGGATCGTCGATTCTCTTGCCGGTAAAATCACCTTAATCAATTATCTTCTGTCAACTTATCATTTATAATCCGTAAGTGAATTATTCAAGCCTGACCCCATTTTACTTCTAGTATTTAAACGCAAAGAAAGACCCTTCATCATTTCTGAGAATGGTCTTTCTTTTGTTTGGCGCGGCATGCAGGACTCGAACCTGCAACCTACTGATTCGAAGTCAGGTACTCTATCCAATTGAGCTAATGCCGCATAAAAAAATGGAGCGGAAGACGAGATTCGAACTCGCGACCCTCGCCTTGGCAAGGCGATGCTCTACCACTGAGCCACTTCCGCTGATTGTGGCGATAATACACCACAATGATGGCTGGGATAGCAGGACTCGAACCTGCGAATGACGGAGTCAAAGTCCGCTGCCTTACCGACTTGGCTATATCCCAAAGATGGGGTGGATGATGGGATTCGAACCCACGAATGCAGGAGCCACAATCCTGTGTCTTAACCACTTGACTACACCCACCATGTTAAGTTTGCCCAAACTTATTAGCTCAACCCTATGGCGTGCCCACAGGGATTCGAACCCCGGACCCACGGCTTAGAAGGCCGTTGCTCTGTCCAGCTGAGCTATGGGCACAGATTCATTGGAGCGGGTGAAGGGAATCGAACCCTCGCGATCAGCTTGGAAGGCTGAAGTTCTACCACTGAACTACACCCGCAAGATCTGTTTTTGTTTTGCCACGTCTTATAATTTACCATCTTATTACACTTTTGTCAAGCAGAAATTGTAATAAACTCACTCGATAATGGATTATTAAGGTCTAAGAGTAGGCAGGTCGGTTGATCATTTACTCTTGGTTCTGTGGCACTACCAGGATTCACCAGATAAATCCCACTTTCCTGAACCAAGGTAGGAACATGCGTGTGACCAAATACAGCGATAGTACATGCTGATTCCAAAGCTTTATAATGAAGGCGCTGCAGGTTTGTCTTAACACCGTATCGATGCCCATGACAAAGCAATATGGTATGTTGGTGAAGTTTTATTATTTTTTCTGTTGGCAAGCCCGGCTCTCTGTCACAATTACCAGCAACGGCAATTATGTTTTGTTTTACTGATGGGTCTACGCTATTGATATCGTGATAATAATCGCCTGTATGCAAAATCTTTTCACAATCTTTCAATGCATCCAATGCTTTCTTTAACTGTCCGATATCCCCATGAGTATCTCCTAATACACCTATCTGCATAAGCTACTCCTTAAAATGCTCTGTTAACATTTTTTTTAGATTTTCCAATGCCTTTGAACGATGACTAATGCGGTTTTTTATTTCAGGTTCTAATTGCCCAAATGTCTTTTGATATTCCGGCACATAAAACATCGGATCATACCCAAATCCATTTTCTCCGGTTTCTTCAAAATCAATATAGCCTTCTACTTCCCCTCTTGTTACTAATACCTCTCCATTAGGAAAAGCAACGGCTATGGCGCATACAAAGCGACCACTTCTTTTTTCAATAGGTACTCCCTGTAATTCATTTAACAGCTTTTCCTTATTGGTACGATCTGTTGCATCTTCGCCTGCGTAACGGGCAGAATGAATCCCCGGTCTTCCATCTAAGGCATCTACTTCCAAGCCTGAATCATCGGCCAAAGCAATGGTTTTGGTTTCCTCGCAAACTGCCATGGCTTTGATCAGGGCGTTTTCTTCAAAGCTAGCCCCTGTTTCTTCAATCTCCATGTTTTCTAAGCCAACTTCTTTCATGGATACTACTTCGATAGGAAAATCTTCCAGCATTTTTTTTATTTCCAATAATTTATGTGGATTGCCTGTTGCAATAACCGCCTTCGCTTTTTCTTGTTCCATGGGTGCCTCCTATGCTTTTATTTTCTCGGAATAGATCTCCGTAATAATACGTTTTTGTTCCTGTATTAGCTGTTCAATTCCTTTTTTACCAAGATCGATCATCTGATGCATTTGATCTAAGCTAAAGGTAGCCTCTTCTCCCGAACCTTGAATTTCGACCAGCTCTTCTGCTTCCGTCATCACCAAATTCATATCTACGGCCGCTGTCGAATCCTCTTCATAGCAGAGGTCTAGTAAAGCTTCCTCTTTCACGATTCCTACACTTACAGCTGCCAGATAATGATTAATCGGTATTTCTTTAATTTGTTTGTTTTCTCTCATTTTTATTAAGGTTTCCATCAAAGCAACAAAGGCTCCTGTAATAGATGCGGTCCTTGTCCCACCGTCTGCTTGTATCACATCACAATCAATCCATATGGTCCGCTCTCCGATTGTTTTCAGGTCTACTACGGAGCGAAGAGCTCGTCCAATTAATCGTTGTATTTCCTGCGTTCGTCCTTCGACTTTTCCTTTGCTTGATTCTCTTATTTTTCTTGTATGCGTTGCACTGGGAAGCATGGAATACTCAGCAGTAATCCATCCTTTTCCACTTCCTTTCAAAAATGGTGGAACTTTCTCTTCCATAAAGGCAGTGCAGATTACTTTCGTATTTCCCATTGTTACCAAAACAGAGCCAGATGCATATTTTGTATAGTTTCTTTCAAAGGTAATAGGTCGTAGCTGATCTGTTTTTCTTCCGTCAATTCTCATGGATTGTCTCCCTTCAATTCTTCATTATCTTTTCATTTTTGTAAAATAGCCACCCTTAATGGCGCGAGCATCTGTTACGGTAACAAATGCGGTTGCATCGTGCTGATCCAAAATACGATGAAGTTTTGCCAGGTTTTTACGTTGTATCGTTACATTTAACAGGTGGTTAATACCATAGCGTCCATTTCCTTCTACCACAGTAACACCAAATCCTGCTTCCCGGATGCTGTCAACAAGGTTCATCGCTTTTTTATACGTAATTACCTGGACAATTAAATCTCCTATCGCCATCCGCTCTTCCAATATTATACCAACATAACCACCAGATGCAAATCCCAACGCATAGGCAATCACGTTAAAAGGATCATCCAGGTTGTCCAGCACTCTTCCAATAGCTACAATCCATATAATGACTTCAATAAAACCAATCAAAAAAGCTTCCAGTCTTCTCCCTCTCATCGACATAATGGTTCTTACCGTAGCCATACTCATATCTGCTGTTTTTGCTGTAAAGATTAATAAATACCCTAATACTAATTCCATCATAACCCTCCTTCATCAATTGCCAAAATATCAGACCACAACCGACAGTATATCGTTTGTGGTCTTTGCTTTTATTATTTATCTTATTTCAGAAAGGTGTGTTCCTGTTTCTTCTACATACCGGATAACGGCGTTTCTGATACCTTCTGCTGCTCTTTTTCTATACTGCGTAGTCGCCAATAGTTGTTCTTCTTCAGGATTCGTCAGAAAACCAATCTCTGTAATAATCGCTGGCATATTTGTTTCTCTAAGAACGTATAGACGATCTCTCGCATTAATCCGGTGGCTTGATGCGTTGAGAGTTCGCACCATTTCTTCTTGAAAAATTTCCGCCAGTCTAAGGTTATCCCTAAAATCTGTAGAACTGTTTTCACTTGGATAATAAAGAGTTTCTACTCCTTTTAAGTCTGCCCTAGGTGCTGCATTAGCATGTACGCTTACAAATACATCTGCATTTAACTGATTTGAAATGGCTGCTCGATCTTCCAGGGAAACAAACGTATCATCCCGACGAGTCATATATGTTCTAAAGCCAGCTTCTTGAAGTAGTTTTTCCGCTTCTAGCGCTACTTCTAGCACAACATCTTTTTCAGGCATATTCAACGTTGTCGATGTTGCACCCGGATCTCGTCCACCATGTCCTGCATCTATTACAATCAATTTTTCCCGATAGCGCATATCTCTATTGGTGAATTCCAAGGATAAGTTTCTTGTGTTTTTTATGCCGGGACTTCTGATTTCTACACCTGCTTTTACATGAACATTGGCAATCAGTTTATCGCCATCTGTATTTTCTGTGATTTGAATAAACTCAATTAAAGGGTCATCTACATCCAGTAGCTCAAAAGGTATGTCCATGTTGTCCTTGGGCATTATCAACTTTACAATGCCTGCGGATTCATCTACCTCTAACTCATAATCTACTGCTTTATCTCCAAAAAAGGTAAGATGAGCTGAAGTCCATCCAGTCTCTACATAACGATAGCCTTCATCCGGTTTTCCTTCTAAGTGAACCACTAGACGTCCGTTTTGTTTATCAAAGTACAAATCATCCATATCAGGTACTTTGTTTAAATCAATCACCGTACGAACAATTTTATCTTCCGGATCATAATGATGGTCTGGCGTAAATTCTGAAACCCTTACCCTATCTGCCACTCTTCCACCTACATTGAAATCTGGAAAGCGGTGGCCGGGATTAAGCACCGAATCCATGGTATCGATCACCAGTCGGTGGGGACCGTCCAATTTCATCAGGTTATAATCATGTGCATTGCTTCCTGCAATAACAACCACTTCTTTTGCATTGTATCGCTCAAAACGAACTTCATCGACATAATGAATCAGGCGTATCACCATTTCTCCCGTAGCTTCATCGTATCGAACATCATGACCAATATCATTTTTCATGTCTAATACGAGTCGTGTTACCCAGGGTGTTTTTTCAAATTGAGATGAACGCACTCCGCTAATATAAGCATTGCTTGGCGCTGTCACTTTCACTGTCTTATCTTCCTGCATCGCATCCGATTGATCCATTCTTAACCGAGTATGATTTAAATCAAAAACCAACCGCTGAGGGTTCATTAATTGCGCCGTATTAAAAGCAACTTCTTCTCCTGTTTTTAAACGTATCTCCGGCATGCCTTCCACCATTTTGATACTAATATCTTTTAATTGTGCCTCATCCCCCAGCAATTCTTCTTCAATAAGACTTTCTTCATGGGTTCTCTCTTCTTCATCCGGCCTTAAGGTAGATTCTTCTACTTCTGATGTTTCTTCCGGCTCCGATGATTCTTCTGTTTCTTCTTTTTCGGGGGAGGTAATAACAACCCTTCTATTTTCTCCATCCCAACCAACGTCTAACCCCAGCTCCTGACCAACAAAGGCAACAGGAACCATGGTTCTTCCCCGTTCCTGATAAGTAACGATCTTTGCTGGAACCTGACTAGGAAGTATTTTCCTTTCACCGTTTACTTCTACATTGGCACTGTCAATGGTCAGGTTAATTTCTTTGTCTTCTGTCTCTATCTTTACCTGTCTTTTTTCTCCATCCCAACTTACAGTGGCACCGGTTTTTTCAGCGATAACCGCTACCGGAACTAATGTCCGATACTGCTCCTGATGCTGCAGTAAGACTGGCGGTACATCGGAAGCTATTGCTTCTCCATCCATGGTCATTTGAACAACAGGAATGTCAACCATTCTCTCGTCTACTTCGGCTCTGATCGTTGGCACATCGGCGAAGGCAGGCATCGATACACATAGTATCATGAGTACCAAGACCCCCAGCCCTAGCTTTAGTTTT
This window contains:
- a CDS encoding metallophosphoesterase family protein, whose amino-acid sequence is MQIGVLGDTHGDIGQLKKALDALKDCEKILHTGDYYHDINSVDPSVKQNIIAVAGNCDREPGLPTEKIIKLHQHTILLCHGHRYGVKTNLQRLHYKALESACTIAVFGHTHVPTLVQESGIYLVNPGSATEPRVNDQPTCLLLDLNNPLSSEFITISA
- a CDS encoding XTP/dITP diphosphatase, translating into MEQEKAKAVIATGNPHKLLEIKKMLEDFPIEVVSMKEVGLENMEIEETGASFEENALIKAMAVCEETKTIALADDSGLEVDALDGRPGIHSARYAGEDATDRTNKEKLLNELQGVPIEKRSGRFVCAIAVAFPNGEVLVTRGEVEGYIDFEETGENGFGYDPMFYVPEYQKTFGQLEPEIKNRISHRSKALENLKKMLTEHFKE
- the rph gene encoding ribonuclease PH, with amino-acid sequence MRIDGRKTDQLRPITFERNYTKYASGSVLVTMGNTKVICTAFMEEKVPPFLKGSGKGWITAEYSMLPSATHTRKIRESSKGKVEGRTQEIQRLIGRALRSVVDLKTIGERTIWIDCDVIQADGGTRTASITGAFVALMETLIKMRENKQIKEIPINHYLAAVSVGIVKEEALLDLCYEEDSTAAVDMNLVMTEAEELVEIQGSGEEATFSLDQMHQMIDLGKKGIEQLIQEQKRIITEIYSEKIKA
- a CDS encoding DUF2179 domain-containing protein, which produces MELVLGYLLIFTAKTADMSMATVRTIMSMRGRRLEAFLIGFIEVIIWIVAIGRVLDNLDDPFNVIAYALGFASGGYVGIILEERMAIGDLIVQVITYKKAMNLVDSIREAGFGVTVVEGNGRYGINHLLNVTIQRKNLAKLHRILDQHDATAFVTVTDARAIKGGYFTKMKR
- a CDS encoding N-acetylmuramoyl-L-alanine amidase; translation: MKRKLKLGLGVLVLMILCVSMPAFADVPTIRAEVDERMVDIPVVQMTMDGEAIASDVPPVLLQHQEQYRTLVPVAVIAEKTGATVSWDGEKRQVKIETEDKEINLTIDSANVEVNGERKILPSQVPAKIVTYQERGRTMVPVAFVGQELGLDVGWDGENRRVVITSPEKEETEESSEPEETSEVEESTLRPDEEERTHEESLIEEELLGDEAQLKDISIKMVEGMPEIRLKTGEEVAFNTAQLMNPQRLVFDLNHTRLRMDQSDAMQEDKTVKVTAPSNAYISGVRSSQFEKTPWVTRLVLDMKNDIGHDVRYDEATGEMVIRLIHYVDEVRFERYNAKEVVVIAGSNAHDYNLMKLDGPHRLVIDTMDSVLNPGHRFPDFNVGGRVADRVRVSEFTPDHHYDPEDKIVRTVIDLNKVPDMDDLYFDKQNGRLVVHLEGKPDEGYRYVETGWTSAHLTFFGDKAVDYELEVDESAGIVKLIMPKDNMDIPFELLDVDDPLIEFIQITENTDGDKLIANVHVKAGVEIRSPGIKNTRNLSLEFTNRDMRYREKLIVIDAGHGGRDPGATSTTLNMPEKDVVLEVALEAEKLLQEAGFRTYMTRRDDTFVSLEDRAAISNQLNADVFVSVHANAAPRADLKGVETLYYPSENSSTDFRDNLRLAEIFQEEMVRTLNASSHRINARDRLYVLRETNMPAIITEIGFLTNPEEEQLLATTQYRKRAAEGIRNAVIRYVEETGTHLSEIR